A single Muntiacus reevesi chromosome 9, mMunRee1.1, whole genome shotgun sequence DNA region contains:
- the LOC136174389 gene encoding nuclear transport factor 2, translating into MGDKPIWEQIGSSFIQHYYQLFDNDRTQLGAIYIDASCLTWEGQQFQGKAAIVEKLSSLPFQKIQHSITAQDHQPTPDSCIISMVVGQLKADEDPIMGFHQMFLLKNINDAWVCTNDMFRLALHNFG; encoded by the coding sequence ATGGGAGACAAGCCAATTTGGGAGCAGATTGGATCCAGCTTCATTCAACATTACTACCAGTTATTTGATAATGACAGAACTCAACTAGGCGCAATTTATATTGATGCATCATGCCTTACGTGGGAAGGACAGCAATTCCAGGGGAAAGCTGCCATTGTGGAGAAATTGTCTAGCCTTCCATTCCAGAAAATCCAGCACAGCATCACGGCGCAGGACCATCAGCCCACACCAGACAGCTGCATCATCAGCATGGTTGTGGGCCAGCTCAAGGCCGATGAAGACCCCATCATGGGGTTCCACCAGATGTTCCTATTAAAGAACATCAACGATGCTTGGGTTTGCACCAATGACATGTTCAGGCTTGCCCTGCACAACTTTGGCTGA